A single region of the Panulirus ornatus isolate Po-2019 chromosome 17, ASM3632096v1, whole genome shotgun sequence genome encodes:
- the Elp1 gene encoding putative elongator complex protein 1 produces the protein MQNLVLVDHTSREVSLSSLGILCTDVITEAIYHVNTEGIQPMKTSNTSSVSFIGVVWTDHEIRTEGIIQADVITVNDAICVVTREGDVISVNYNTQEVEVVGSVCAGVEAACWSPDQELLVLVTGEANIVIMTADFDPITELTLHQDDFGENKFINVGWGKKETQFHGTEGKHAAKVGKSAVKPVPSWDDCKPRISWRGDGQLFVVSYVAQATQSRCFRVINREGILQATSEDVDGLEQALSWKPSGSLIASSQRLPNKHEVVFFEKNGLKHGEFTLPFKPNEVLVKEVAWNQDSDVLLVWIKPLVNSKEGFIAEDIIQLWTTGNYHWYLKQELRFLKGMNCVCWDEESPYTLHILTPTHLHCYSWVITTNVSRGFSLLDLAQVAVIDGTKLYITPFRLSVVPPPLSAYEVTFTEQIHTVMFAPPIVKSCEGSSDNPQNVEDSGFLEAFDPPGCNSNNICVMHGSNTLTFLTQAHAADTLDDHGCSVKITGAGGNGFTVKVKVHRVIAQHKIEWDPGQTPRPSEFCQLYNWVWAAKNTLLACFKKEGDCFVAVIDLQAIGSEIGRVAVRAVLPVEDSVVGVVSAPDGTVAALQLVSGELLRLNLQTHVIEPFIEDGKEVRFPSLCEQMSLCPINEGSQVIPLGLTCRNRLYWGSKQLFANCTSYHIHTDHLLVTTTNHTLQIVPLKHSALCKLVEGRNEDVGIVCSRKVERGSRLVTAVPQDTRVVLQMPRGNLEVISPRPLAVHTLKYLLKEHKYYQAMDIMRKQRIDLNLVYDHDPAEFLANITHFVQNVYNPQWIDLFLANLNEIDVTNTMYSFNYSNRQNQASQNQALNSKIDVVCKAVREAMISVDEERFLLPILTSYVKMTPRQMDVALKLIQEMKDSKERKFKVSAEEGLRHLLYISDVNELFDVALGTYDFDLVMMVAEKSQKDPKEYLPFLNELKMLEENYRKYRINVHLRRFHKALECLKDRDDHKEECLKLIESEKLYREALQIFSSSSDMNKAICEKYGDYLWSKLNYNEAGIMYTRANKLDDAIKAYQLSGNWKMVLVVGAQLKFDNEKMNNLCCTLVETLKDKNKLTDAAWIYEEYLKNEEEAVDCLVRANQWDDALRVAYRYDRHDLVDTHIKPGAIEQYMFCIAEIERLTSTLTQYCLRLAVVRETKEKQYHDFMEGNESQLDSDLYSDTSTITGISYSRSHATGSRTGTSATGRTYRSTKNKRKLDRKKHSTKEGSAYEDLGLVTSLYDLFDVVDGMVISVMALCTVLATFGMDERAIHLQTNFSGLLALMERKKTEIWPIPRAVNEDEPEFGPHLTTEGVVSQVKGGSGEISFVTQRMSELDPHLRHAPPANRPSSWSLHMLRQEKT, from the exons AGTAATACCAGTAGTGTGTCATTCATTGGTGTTGTTTGGACTGATCATGAGATCAGGACTGAAGGCATCATCCAAGCAGATGTCATCACAGTGAATGATGCCATTTGTGTAGTTACAAGAGAGGGAGATGTGATCAGTGTTAACTATAATACCCAGGAG GTTGAGGTTGTAGGTAGTGTTTGTGCTGGCGTGGAGGCTGCGTGTTGGAGCCCTGACCAAGAACTTCTTGTGTTGGTGACGGGAGAAGCAAACATAGTGATTATGACAGCAGACTTTGATCCTATTACTGAACTTACTCTCCACCAGGATGATTTTGGTGAGAATAAATTCATCAATGTAGGTTGGGGAAAAAAGGAGACACAGTTCCATGGCACAGAGGGTAAACATGCTGCTAAAGTTGGAAAGAGTGCAGTTAAACCTGTTCCCAGTTGGGATGACTGCAAACCACGGATCAGTTGGCGGGGTGATGGCCAACTCTTTGTGGTAAGCTATGTTGCTCAGGCTACACAGAGTCGCTGTTTTCGAGTAATTAATCGTGAAGGGATATTACAGGCCACAAGTGAAGATGTGGATGGACTAGAACAAGCATTGTCATGGAAACCCTCTGGGAGTTTAATTGCTTCTTCTCAGAGGTTACCAAACAAGCATGAGGTGGTATTTTTTGAAAAGAATGGCCTCAAGCATGGAGAATTTACCCTACCTTTCAAACCTAATGAGGTGCTTGTTAAAGAAGTTGCCTGGAACCAGGATTCTGATGTTCTCCTTGTTTGGATTAAACCACTCGTGAACAGTAAAGAGGGTTTTATAGCAGAAGATATTATTCAGCTGTGGACAACTGGAAATTACCACTGGTACTTGAAACAGGAGCTGAGGTTTttgaaaggaatgaattgtgtatgttgggatgaagaaagcCCGTATACTTTACATATACTCACACCTACCCATCTCCATTGCTACAGCTGGGTCATAACTACTAATGTTTCGCGTGGCTTTAGCCTTTTGGATCTTGCACAAGTTGCAGTGATTGACGGCACAAAATTATACATAACACCATTTAGGTTGTCAGTTGTACCTCCTCCACTGTCAGCATATGAGGTGACATTCACAGAGCAGATACACACAGTAATGTTTGCTCCACCCATTGTTAAATCCTGTGAAGGTTCATCAGACAATCCTCAGAATGTGGAAGATTCAGGATTTCTTGAAGCCTTTGATCCCCCTGGTTGCAACAGTAACAATATATGTGTAATGCATGGCTCAAACACCTTAACTTTCTTAACCCAAGCTCATGCTGCTGACACCCTTGATGATCATGGTTGCAGTGTAAAAATTACTGGAGCTGGAGGAAATGGCTTCACAGTTAAGGTCAAGGTTCACCGAGTGATTGCTCAACATAAGATTGAATGGGACCCAGGACAAACTCCAAGGCCTTCAGAATTTTGTCAGCTTTATAACTGGGTCTGGGCAGCAAAAAACACTTTACTAGCTTGCTTTAAGAAAGAAGGGGATTGTTTTGTTGCTGTTATTGACCTGCAAGCCATAGGATCAGAGATTGGACGAGTGGCTGTAAGGGCAGTATTACCAGTAGAAGattctgttgttggtgttgtgtctGCTCCTGATGGGACAGTTGCTGCCCTTCAGCTTGTCTCTGGAGAACTGCTTAGACTCAATCTTCAGACTCATGTAATAGAACCTTTCATTGAAGATGGAAAGGAAGTTAGATTCCCTAGTTTATGCGAGCAGATGAGTCTTTGCCCAATTAATGAGGGATCTCAAGTTATTCCCTTGGGGCTGACATGCAGGAATCGCTTGTATTGGGGAAGTAAACAGCTTTTTGCAAACTGTACATCATACCATATTCACACTGACCATTTGTTGGTAACTACAACTAATCATACCCTTCAAATAGTGCCCCTTAAGCACAGTGCACTTTGTAAATTAGTTGAAGGAAGAAATGAGGATGTTGGGATTGTATGTTCACGAAAAGTAGAAAGGGGATCTCGGCTTGTTACAGCTGTACCTCAGGATACACGAGTAGTCTTACAAATGCCTCGTGGGAATCTCGAAGTAATAAGTCCTCGTCCATTAGCAGTTCATACGCTGAAATACCTCTTAAAGGAGCATAAATATTACCAAGCTATGGATATCATGAGGAAGCAACGAATAGACTTAAATCTTGTGTATGACCATGATCCAGCAGAATTTCTTGCTAATATTACTCATTTTGTGCAAAATGTTTATAACCCTCAGTGGATAGACTTATTTTTAGCCAATTTGAATGAAATTGATGTTACTAACACCATGTACTCCTTTAATTATAGTAATAGACAGAACCAGGCATCCCAAAATCAAGCACTAAATAGTAAGattgatgtggtgtgcaaagctGTACGTGAAGCAATGATATCTGTTGATGAAGAAAGATTCTTATTACCTATATTGACTTCATATGTTAAGATGACTCCCAGACAAATGGATGTTGCTCTGAAATTGATCCAGGAAATGAAAGATTCGAAGGAAAGAAAGTTCAAAGTATCTGCAGAAGAAGGATTAAGACATTTGCTCTATATTTCAGATGTTAATGAATTGTTTGATGTAGCCCTTGGAACCTATGACTTTGATCTTGTCATGATGGTTGCTGAAAAATCTCAGAAGGATCCAAAAGAGTATCTCCCTTTCCTGAATGAATTAAAAATGCTTGAAGAAAACTATAGAAAATATAGGATTAATGTCCACTTAAGAAGGTTTCATAAGGCTTTAGAATGTTTAAAGGACAGGGATGATCACAAAGAAGAATGCCTTAAACTTATAGAGTCTGAAAAATTGTACAGAGAAGCTTTACAGATATTTTCTTCATCATCAGATATGAACAAAGCTATATGTGAAAAATATGGGGACTACCTTTGGTCAAAACTAAACTATAATGAAGCAGGAATTATGTATACTCGTGCCAATAAACTTGACGATGCTATAAAAGCTTACCAGCTGTCTGGAAACTGGAAAATGGTACTTGTTGTTGGGGCACAACTTAAGTTTGACAATGAGAAAATGAATAATCTTTGTTGCACTCTTGTTGAAACACTGAAGGACAAGAATAAACTCACAGATGCTGCATGGATTTATGAGGAATATTTGAAAAATGAAGAGGAAGCAGTAGACTGCTTAGTCAGGGCAAATCAGTGGGATGATGCACTTAGGGTTGCATACAGGTATGACCGACATGATCTTGTGGACACACACATAAAGCCAGGAGCTATAGAGCAGTATATGTTTTGTATTGCAGAAATAGAGAGACTTACAAGTACATTAACTCAGTACTGTTTAAGACTAGCTGTTGTACGGGAAACTAAAGAAAAGCAGTACCATGATTTCATGGAGGGAAATGAAAGTCAGCTTGATTCTGATCTTTATTCAGATACAAGTACAATAACGGGAATATCATATTCTAGGAGTCATGCAACTGGTTCTCGAACTGGAACGTCAGCCACTGGAAGAACATATCGCTCCaccaaaaataagagaaaattagATCGAAAGAAACATAGCACAAAAGAAGGAAGTGCATATGAAGATTTAGGTTTAGTTACTTCACTTTATGACTTATTTGATGTTGTAGATGGCATGGTTATATCAGTCATGGCTCTGTGTACTGTCTTGGCCACCTTTGGCATGGATGAGAGAGCCATTCATCTTCAGACAAATTTTTCTGGTCTTCTAGCTCTaatggagagaaagaaaactgAAATATGGCCAATACCCAGAGCAGTGAATGAAGATGAGCCTGAGTTTGGACCCCATTTAACTACTGAAGGAGTAGTTAGTCAAGTGAAAGGTGGTAGTGGAGAAATATCTTTCGTGACTCAACGAATGAGTGAATTAGACCCTCATCTTAGACATGCTCCTCCAGCAAATAGACCATCCAGCTGGAGTTTGCATATGCTAAGGCAAGAAAAAACATGA